A portion of the Stigmatella aurantiaca DW4/3-1 genome contains these proteins:
- a CDS encoding CapA family protein, giving the protein MRRAALLLILLATACARRSTLPPEPVPAPPPEPAVALPTPPPPPPEPPPPARPVTLLVGGDVTVGHHHQTYFDEQVAKGRSREEMFAHGFKGVKAAAEAADLFLVNLECPFTEGGEKLPKNFNFRARPEFVNTLLAGSVDVVSLANNHMMDYGPQGLLDTLATLEQARIPYFGAGRTLAEARRPALVTVGGVRFAFLGYFFLGTRNIEPPQVYATETTPGVAGHFSDIQVMEQMLREDILAAKAQADVVLPYFHWGREGTFEPEPYQIQLARVAIEAGAAGVLGSHPHVLQGMELYQGAPVVYSLGNFVFGGNWNPREKRSALFQARFSPAGYLSSEIIPLRTDRYPEVPIQPVIVTGPEAEAVMRLLATSSEKLPRMLPELEPWRPASPLP; this is encoded by the coding sequence ATGCGCCGCGCTGCCCTCCTCCTGATCTTGCTTGCCACCGCGTGTGCCCGCAGGTCCACGCTCCCTCCCGAACCCGTTCCGGCACCGCCGCCCGAGCCGGCTGTCGCCCTGCCAACACCTCCGCCCCCGCCCCCCGAGCCCCCGCCTCCCGCCCGCCCGGTCACCCTGCTGGTGGGCGGGGACGTGACGGTGGGGCACCACCACCAGACGTACTTCGACGAGCAGGTGGCCAAGGGGCGCTCGCGCGAGGAGATGTTCGCCCACGGCTTCAAAGGGGTGAAGGCGGCCGCGGAGGCGGCGGATCTCTTCCTCGTCAACCTCGAGTGCCCCTTCACCGAGGGGGGCGAGAAGCTGCCCAAGAACTTCAACTTCCGCGCGCGGCCCGAGTTCGTGAACACGCTGCTGGCCGGCAGCGTGGACGTGGTGAGCCTGGCCAACAACCACATGATGGACTACGGCCCGCAGGGGTTGCTGGACACGCTGGCGACGCTGGAGCAAGCGCGCATCCCCTACTTCGGCGCGGGGCGCACGCTGGCCGAGGCCCGGCGCCCTGCCCTCGTCACCGTGGGCGGCGTGCGCTTCGCCTTCCTGGGCTACTTCTTCCTGGGCACCCGGAACATCGAGCCGCCCCAGGTGTACGCCACGGAGACCACGCCGGGGGTGGCGGGCCACTTCTCGGACATCCAGGTGATGGAGCAGATGCTGCGCGAGGACATCCTCGCCGCGAAGGCCCAGGCGGACGTGGTGCTCCCCTACTTCCACTGGGGCCGCGAGGGCACCTTCGAGCCGGAGCCCTACCAGATCCAACTGGCGCGGGTGGCCATCGAGGCGGGGGCGGCGGGGGTGCTCGGCAGCCACCCGCACGTGCTCCAAGGCATGGAGCTGTACCAGGGAGCCCCGGTCGTCTACTCGCTGGGGAACTTCGTCTTCGGTGGGAACTGGAACCCGCGCGAGAAGCGCAGCGCGCTCTTCCAGGCCCGGTTTTCCCCGGCAGGGTACCTGTCGAGCGAGATCATCCCGCTGCGGACGGACCGCTATCCCGAGGTTCCCATCCAGCCGGTCATCGTGACCGGACCGGAGGCAGAGGCGGTGATGCGCCTGCTGGCCACCAGCTCCGAGAAGCTGCCTCGAATGCTGCCGGAGCTGGAGCCATGGCGCCCGGCAAGCCCCCTCCCCTAG
- the prfA gene encoding peptide chain release factor 1: protein MIDKLEEVERRFERLTADLSNPDVLADSAKLQKVSKERAALEKLVETFRTYRKVLGDLAEVEAWLDGGDADEKAYAREALPGLKQQREEFEQELKILLLPKDPNDEKDVILEIRAGAGGDEAGLFAEEVMQMYLRYATRRGWKADIVDMSPGSVGGVKDVTITLSGAAVFSNMKYESGVHRVQRVPATETQGRIHTSTITVSVMPEAEDVDVQINPADIEMQVMRSTGSGGQSVNTTDSAVRLIHKPSGIVVKCQQEKSQTKNRAQAMRMLRAKLYEIEQERIRSERDSMRRGQVGTGDRSEKIRTYNFPQDRLTDHRISLTVHNLPGIMAGGIDDVITACRTHYQAEALKQQTGGGSNRSASEGP, encoded by the coding sequence ATGATTGACAAGCTTGAAGAGGTCGAGCGCCGGTTCGAGCGCCTCACCGCCGACCTGTCCAACCCCGACGTGCTCGCCGACTCGGCGAAGCTCCAGAAGGTCTCCAAGGAGCGCGCCGCGCTCGAGAAGCTCGTCGAGACCTTCCGCACCTACCGCAAGGTCCTGGGGGACCTGGCCGAGGTGGAAGCCTGGCTGGACGGAGGCGATGCGGACGAGAAAGCCTACGCCCGAGAGGCCCTGCCCGGGCTGAAGCAACAGCGCGAGGAGTTCGAGCAGGAGCTGAAGATCCTCCTGCTGCCCAAGGATCCGAATGACGAGAAGGACGTCATCCTGGAAATCCGCGCGGGCGCCGGTGGGGACGAGGCGGGCCTGTTCGCCGAGGAGGTCATGCAGATGTACCTCCGCTACGCGACCCGGCGGGGCTGGAAGGCGGACATCGTCGACATGAGCCCCGGCAGCGTGGGGGGCGTCAAGGACGTCACCATCACCCTGTCGGGCGCCGCGGTCTTCAGCAACATGAAGTACGAGTCGGGCGTGCACCGGGTGCAACGCGTGCCCGCCACCGAGACCCAGGGGCGCATCCACACCTCCACCATCACCGTCTCGGTGATGCCCGAGGCGGAGGATGTGGACGTGCAGATCAACCCCGCGGACATCGAGATGCAGGTGATGCGCTCGACGGGCTCGGGCGGCCAGAGCGTCAACACCACGGACTCCGCGGTGCGCCTCATCCACAAGCCCTCGGGCATCGTCGTGAAGTGCCAGCAGGAAAAGAGCCAGACGAAGAACCGCGCCCAGGCCATGCGCATGCTGCGCGCCAAGCTCTATGAAATCGAGCAGGAGCGCATCCGCTCCGAGCGCGACTCCATGCGCCGGGGCCAGGTGGGCACCGGCGACCGCAGCGAGAAGATCCGCACCTACAACTTCCCGCAGGACCGGCTCACCGACCACCGCATCAGCCTGACCGTACACAACCTGCCGGGCATCATGGCCGGGGGCATCGATGACGTCATCACCGCCTGCCGGACGCACTACCAGGCGGAGGCCCTGAAGCAGCAGACCGGCGGAGGCTCGAACCGCTCCGCGTCCGAAGGCCCATGA
- a CDS encoding zf-TFIIB domain-containing protein, protein MICPGCNVEMADLEGDDLTLRKCGDCGGLWIDVADLNRVLLHNNLPGLESQGGKLDADALTGQCPECQVDLVRVTGGDRHHPLQYDTCESCGGIFLESEFADATDAKVAVTEIIDFFRSFSAKKKTAV, encoded by the coding sequence ATGATTTGCCCCGGTTGCAACGTCGAGATGGCCGATCTCGAAGGGGATGACCTGACGTTGCGGAAGTGTGGAGATTGCGGCGGGCTGTGGATCGACGTCGCGGACCTCAACCGGGTCCTGCTCCACAACAACCTCCCCGGGCTGGAGAGCCAGGGCGGTAAACTCGACGCGGACGCGCTCACGGGCCAATGCCCGGAGTGCCAGGTGGACCTGGTCCGGGTAACCGGTGGAGACCGGCATCACCCGCTCCAATACGACACCTGCGAGTCCTGCGGTGGCATCTTCTTGGAGTCGGAGTTCGCGGACGCGACCGACGCCAAGGTCGCCGTCACGGAGATCATCGACTTCTTCCGCTCCTTCAGTGCGAAGAAGAAGACCGCCGTCTAA
- a CDS encoding tetratricopeptide repeat protein produces the protein MAREKDNIALSDEHNSRGIELADRGWLDEAIKEFKKAIELDPSSAHAHDNLATVYAEKKLFREALAEYLTALKLEPESATAHYNLACFLSTHAAEMAVEEYKEAIELDPEYPDAHLNLGLTYADQGRVEEAMRELQTAIELDAQDAFPRHELAALQMDEGDYRSAITQLKEVVRLEQDNFEAHLDLGICYAQKGFYAEAERAYEKARGLNAEDLLLNYNLAALYALWGRPKDAVTFLRQALTADKAKVMGWLSTDPMFDALKGDAEFEALF, from the coding sequence ATGGCCCGGGAAAAGGACAACATCGCGCTCTCTGACGAGCACAACTCTCGCGGAATCGAGCTGGCGGACCGTGGCTGGCTGGACGAAGCCATCAAGGAATTCAAGAAGGCGATCGAGCTGGATCCATCCTCGGCCCACGCTCACGACAACCTCGCCACCGTCTATGCCGAGAAGAAGCTCTTCCGGGAGGCGCTGGCCGAGTACCTCACGGCCCTGAAGCTGGAGCCCGAGAGCGCCACGGCGCACTACAACCTCGCCTGCTTCCTCTCCACGCACGCCGCCGAGATGGCGGTGGAGGAGTACAAGGAGGCCATCGAGCTGGATCCGGAGTACCCGGATGCCCACCTGAACCTGGGCCTCACGTACGCGGACCAGGGCCGTGTGGAAGAGGCGATGCGCGAGCTGCAGACGGCCATCGAGCTGGACGCGCAGGACGCCTTCCCCCGGCACGAGCTGGCCGCCTTGCAGATGGATGAGGGGGACTACCGCTCCGCCATCACCCAGCTCAAGGAAGTGGTCCGGCTGGAGCAGGACAACTTCGAGGCCCACCTGGACCTGGGCATCTGCTACGCGCAGAAGGGCTTCTACGCCGAGGCCGAGCGGGCCTACGAGAAGGCCCGAGGGCTCAACGCGGAGGACTTGCTCCTCAACTACAACCTGGCGGCGCTCTACGCCCTGTGGGGCCGGCCGAAAGATGCCGTCACTTTCCTCCGCCAGGCGCTGACGGCCGACAAGGCCAAGGTGATGGGCTGGTTGTCGACGGACCCCATGTTCGACGCGTTGAAGGGCGACGCCGAGTTCGAAGCGCTATTCTGA
- a CDS encoding NADase-type glycan-binding domain-containing protein yields the protein MRRISILASLLSLVPPLSSLAAQPSAGYAQAADYLEKDSHPERYSPLNILDGRDTTVWCSPEGRGSPLSVGFKGIATVDEVRLYTGNGSDRQAFKDYARVKKLTLQGKESARTFTLEDKRGIQTVPLNPAISGAWFTLEVVDTFPGAEPNAPVCLTDVVFYSEGKPLNGPPLAPKLKYDARTAPVLGTWYAGLEGAPDRFLSFYVDGTYRFVHEPLHGEEPTTVTGTYTASGAKLTLDLPKNGKTAASLQPSEGDGPADGQTLTLQGELPGPWKEPFRSRP from the coding sequence ATGCGTCGCATCTCGATCCTCGCCAGCCTGTTGTCCCTCGTGCCCCCGCTTTCCTCGCTCGCCGCGCAGCCCTCCGCCGGTTACGCCCAGGCGGCGGATTACCTCGAGAAGGACTCACACCCCGAACGCTACTCCCCGCTCAACATCCTGGATGGACGGGACACCACCGTGTGGTGCTCGCCGGAAGGGCGCGGCAGCCCCCTGTCCGTGGGCTTCAAGGGGATTGCCACCGTGGACGAGGTGCGCCTCTACACGGGCAATGGCTCGGACCGGCAGGCGTTCAAGGACTACGCCCGGGTGAAGAAGCTCACCCTGCAGGGCAAGGAGAGCGCTCGCACCTTCACCCTCGAGGACAAGCGGGGCATTCAGACGGTGCCCCTGAACCCGGCCATCTCCGGCGCCTGGTTCACCTTGGAGGTGGTGGACACGTTCCCTGGCGCCGAGCCCAACGCCCCGGTGTGTCTCACGGATGTCGTCTTTTACTCAGAGGGCAAGCCGCTCAATGGGCCCCCGCTGGCCCCGAAGCTGAAGTACGACGCCCGCACGGCCCCCGTGCTGGGCACCTGGTATGCGGGGCTCGAGGGCGCACCCGACCGCTTCCTGTCCTTCTATGTGGATGGGACATACCGCTTCGTTCACGAGCCGCTGCATGGCGAGGAGCCCACCACGGTCACGGGGACGTACACGGCCTCGGGCGCCAAGCTGACGCTGGACCTCCCGAAGAACGGCAAGACCGCCGCGAGCCTGCAGCCCTCAGAGGGCGACGGGCCCGCGGACGGACAAACCCTCACCCTGCAGGGCGAGCTGCCCGGCCCCTGGAAAGAGCCCTTCCGAAGCCGTCCCTGA
- the prmC gene encoding peptide chain release factor N(5)-glutamine methyltransferase: MSETWTIRKVLTWTAQHFEKRQVDSPRLTAEVLLAHLLKTGRVRLYVDLDRPLSKEELAAYRALIERRMAGEPTQYLTGAKEFYNRPFKVDARVLIPRPETELLVEAALRALPKDAPSHALDVCAGSGCIAISLAAERPQTSVLATDLSPGACALARENAETLGVSSRVTFLQGDLFAPVPADARFALVVSNPPYIASGEIPGLSVEVRREPHLALDGGRDGLDLIRRVIQGARRYLAPGGLLAMEIGETQGAAVKELLHAAGYSDARVEKDLERRDRLAFGTQPVATEPRA, translated from the coding sequence ATGAGCGAGACCTGGACCATCCGCAAGGTCCTGACCTGGACGGCGCAGCACTTCGAGAAGCGCCAGGTGGACTCGCCCCGGCTCACCGCCGAGGTGCTCCTGGCGCACCTGCTGAAGACGGGCCGGGTGCGGCTGTACGTGGACCTGGACCGGCCGCTCTCCAAGGAAGAGCTGGCCGCCTACCGGGCCCTCATCGAGCGGCGCATGGCGGGCGAGCCCACCCAGTACCTGACCGGCGCGAAGGAGTTCTACAACCGCCCCTTCAAGGTGGATGCGCGCGTGCTCATCCCCCGGCCGGAAACGGAACTGCTCGTGGAAGCCGCCCTGAGGGCCTTGCCCAAGGACGCCCCCAGCCACGCCCTGGATGTGTGCGCCGGCTCGGGCTGCATCGCCATCAGCCTCGCCGCCGAGCGCCCCCAGACTTCCGTGCTGGCCACGGACCTGTCGCCCGGCGCGTGCGCGCTGGCCCGGGAAAACGCCGAAACCCTGGGGGTGAGCAGCCGTGTCACCTTCCTCCAGGGGGACCTCTTCGCCCCAGTGCCCGCGGACGCCCGCTTCGCCCTGGTGGTCTCCAATCCGCCCTACATCGCCTCCGGAGAGATTCCGGGCCTGTCGGTGGAGGTGCGCCGGGAGCCCCACCTGGCGCTGGACGGGGGCCGGGACGGACTGGATTTGATTCGCCGCGTCATCCAGGGCGCCCGCCGGTACCTGGCGCCTGGCGGTCTGCTTGCAATGGAGATTGGCGAAACCCAGGGGGCCGCCGTGAAGGAGCTGCTCCACGCCGCGGGCTACAGCGACGCACGCGTGGAGAAGGATCTGGAGCGGCGGGATCGCCTCGCTTTTGGGACACAGCCCGTGGCCACCGAGCCGCGGGCGTGA
- the murA gene encoding UDP-N-acetylglucosamine 1-carboxyvinyltransferase, whose product MDKIVVKGGPALHGEVKASGAKNAALPILASSLLADGKSTYRNVPDLVDVSTMLKVLRTMGCGAERLSETAKDVCEVTVGAGITPEAPYELVKTMRASVLVLGPLVARYGRARVSLPGGCAIGARPIDQHLKGLKALGADITLTEGYVEARAERLRGATVNFDLITVTGTENVMMAAVLAKGRTVLENCAREPEVEELARVLNKMGARIEGGGTSVITIDGVDALHPVEHAILPDRIEAGTLLVAAAISGGDVLVKHAVPEHMEAVVLKLREAGCTVTTENGGVRCKAPQTLRPVDVTTTEHPGFPTDMQAQLMVLLSVAQGTSVISEHIFENRFMHVAELHRMGADITIQGPTAVVKGVPKLSGAPVMATDLRASASLILAGLRAEGRTDVQRVYHLDRGYERLELKLRSLGADIQRMKA is encoded by the coding sequence ATGGACAAGATCGTCGTGAAGGGTGGCCCCGCGCTGCATGGGGAAGTGAAAGCCTCGGGGGCCAAGAATGCCGCGCTCCCCATCCTCGCCTCCTCGCTGCTGGCCGATGGAAAGAGCACCTACCGCAACGTGCCGGACCTGGTGGACGTCTCCACCATGCTCAAAGTCCTGCGGACCATGGGGTGCGGCGCCGAGCGCCTGTCGGAGACCGCCAAGGACGTCTGTGAGGTGACCGTGGGGGCCGGCATCACCCCCGAGGCCCCGTACGAGCTCGTCAAGACGATGCGCGCCTCGGTGCTGGTCCTGGGCCCCCTGGTGGCCCGCTATGGCCGGGCGCGCGTGTCGCTGCCGGGCGGCTGTGCCATTGGCGCCCGCCCCATCGACCAGCACCTCAAGGGGCTCAAGGCCCTGGGGGCGGACATCACCCTCACCGAGGGCTACGTGGAGGCCCGGGCCGAGCGGCTGCGGGGGGCCACGGTCAACTTTGACCTCATCACTGTCACCGGCACGGAGAACGTGATGATGGCGGCGGTGCTGGCCAAGGGGCGCACCGTCCTGGAGAACTGCGCGCGCGAGCCCGAGGTGGAGGAGCTGGCCCGGGTGCTCAACAAGATGGGGGCGCGCATCGAGGGCGGGGGCACCTCCGTCATCACCATCGACGGGGTGGACGCCCTGCACCCCGTGGAGCACGCCATCCTGCCGGACCGCATCGAGGCTGGCACCCTGCTGGTGGCCGCGGCCATCAGCGGCGGCGACGTCCTGGTGAAGCACGCGGTGCCCGAGCACATGGAGGCGGTGGTGCTCAAGCTGCGCGAGGCGGGGTGCACGGTGACCACCGAGAACGGTGGGGTGCGCTGCAAGGCCCCCCAGACCCTGCGTCCAGTAGACGTGACAACCACCGAACACCCCGGCTTCCCCACGGACATGCAGGCGCAGCTCATGGTGCTGCTGAGCGTGGCCCAGGGCACATCGGTCATCTCCGAACACATCTTCGAGAACCGCTTCATGCACGTGGCGGAGCTGCACCGGATGGGGGCGGACATCACCATCCAGGGCCCCACGGCGGTGGTGAAGGGGGTCCCCAAGCTGTCCGGCGCCCCCGTGATGGCCACGGACCTGAGGGCCAGCGCCTCCCTCATCCTGGCCGGTCTCCGAGCCGAGGGCCGCACGGACGTCCAGCGCGTCTACCACCTGGACCGGGGCTACGAGCGGCTCGAACTCAAGCTGCGAAGCCTGGGGGCCGACATCCAGCGCATGAAGGCCTGA
- a CDS encoding hemolysin family protein — protein sequence MEWLFLGLALLLVFANGFFVATEFAIVKVRATRLQALVDEGRPGAGNAMKMVEKLDAYLSATQFGITLASLGLGWLGEPAFAHLLEPLLTQVVPEGASATVAHSAAVAIAFALITFLHIVVGELAPKSMAIQRAESTTLAVALPMRAFYFLFYPAIWMLNGIARTLLNAFGIEAASEAHEAHNEDELRVILHSSAEAGSITTSRAELLERALEMAQKTARQVMVPRNQVKYLDVEEPLEKCIADARAAGHTWLPVCRGSMDEVEGVVNAKDLFFLLSKGELRALSQVQRPVLFIPENVTLEQLLAEFRRRRRQTALVVDEHGGTSGLVSIADVVAEVVGDVAELGRRIDEVRSLPGGRFELPGTAQLDDLEDRLDVNFDLSEDEEGEVTTIAGYLMTKLGRVPEKGDVLKLDMWRIQVEEVEGPRVVRVTVEPQAAAKPPVPPSGTPGTPAAS from the coding sequence ATGGAATGGCTTTTTCTCGGGCTGGCGCTCCTCCTGGTGTTCGCCAACGGCTTCTTCGTCGCGACGGAATTCGCCATCGTGAAGGTCCGCGCCACGCGCCTCCAGGCGCTGGTGGACGAGGGCCGGCCCGGCGCGGGCAACGCGATGAAGATGGTGGAGAAGCTGGACGCCTACCTCTCCGCCACGCAGTTCGGCATCACCCTCGCGTCGCTGGGGCTCGGCTGGCTGGGTGAGCCGGCCTTCGCGCACCTGCTTGAACCTTTGCTGACCCAGGTGGTGCCAGAGGGGGCCAGCGCCACGGTGGCGCACAGCGCGGCGGTGGCCATCGCGTTCGCCCTCATCACCTTCCTGCACATCGTCGTCGGGGAGCTGGCGCCCAAGAGCATGGCCATCCAGCGCGCCGAGTCCACCACGCTCGCGGTGGCGCTGCCGATGCGGGCCTTCTACTTCCTCTTCTATCCGGCCATCTGGATGCTGAACGGCATCGCCCGGACGCTGCTGAACGCCTTCGGCATCGAGGCGGCCAGCGAGGCGCACGAGGCGCACAACGAGGACGAGCTGCGCGTCATCCTTCACAGCTCCGCGGAGGCCGGCTCCATTACCACCTCGCGCGCGGAGTTGCTCGAGCGCGCCCTGGAGATGGCGCAGAAGACCGCCCGCCAGGTGATGGTGCCCCGGAACCAGGTGAAGTACCTGGATGTGGAAGAGCCCCTGGAGAAGTGCATCGCGGACGCCCGCGCCGCCGGGCACACGTGGCTGCCCGTGTGCCGGGGAAGCATGGACGAGGTGGAGGGCGTGGTGAACGCCAAGGACCTCTTCTTCCTCCTGTCGAAGGGGGAGCTGCGGGCGCTCTCGCAGGTCCAGCGGCCGGTGCTGTTCATCCCGGAGAACGTCACCTTGGAGCAGCTCCTGGCGGAGTTCCGGCGCCGCCGCCGCCAGACGGCGCTGGTGGTGGACGAGCACGGGGGCACCTCGGGCCTGGTGAGCATCGCGGACGTGGTGGCCGAGGTGGTGGGCGACGTGGCGGAGCTGGGGCGGCGGATCGACGAGGTGCGCTCGCTGCCCGGCGGCCGCTTCGAGCTGCCCGGCACGGCGCAGCTGGATGACCTGGAAGACCGGCTGGACGTCAACTTCGACCTCAGCGAGGACGAAGAGGGCGAGGTGACGACGATCGCCGGCTACCTGATGACCAAGCTGGGGCGCGTGCCCGAGAAGGGCGACGTCCTCAAGCTGGACATGTGGCGCATCCAGGTCGAGGAAGTGGAGGGCCCCCGGGTGGTCCGGGTGACGGTGGAGCCCCAGGCTGCCGCCAAGCCCCCGGTGCCTCCCTCGGGCACCCCCGGCACCCCCGCCGCTTCCTGA